The Pseudomonadota bacterium DNA segment GTGCGGAAATATATCGATATCCTGGAGAGTCTCTGCATTATTTTTCTTGTACGGCCATATCATGCAAATATTGCCAGGGCCATTCTGAAGGAACCGAAGGTATACTTCTTCGACAGTGGTTATGTACTGGAAAATGAAGGAATAAAGCTGGAAAACACCTGCGCCGTCTGCCTGCTGAAACACGTACAATATCTTCAGGATACAACCGGAGAGGATATTTCCCTCCGCTATGTGAGAACAAGGAACGGTCAGGAATTGGATTTCGCCCTCTGTAGGGAAGACCGGATCACAACACTCATTGAAGTCAAGCTGAAAGACAATAAGCCTTCTCCCGGCCTTCTCTATTTCCATGAAAGGATACCCGACACAGACGCTTTTCAGCTCGTTCAAAACCTGCGACAGGAAGAGACTGTCAAAGGTGTTTCGGTGACTTCCGCCGGAGCCTGGCTTGCAGGGCTGGAGGCGTAGGGCAAATTTACCTCGTGCAGATTCTGCTCGCAGGTGACAGCAACTGACTTTTTGTCATTTTATATAGTTGCCCCTTTATATTGCCCTGTTTTTATGTTATTGGACAAATATGCTGATTTTTTGTCTGATACAAGGGGGGGCATAAGGGCATGAAAGACAACAGACAAAAACCGAAAAGGGTGTTCACCCCTGAGCAGAAATACAAGATCATAAAGGCTATCAAACAGTGCTCTTCGATCCGCGAAGGTCTTATCAAATACAACATCTCCAGTTCCACGTACTATAAATGGAAGCATCAGCTTGCTGCAGAGATCAAGCCAGGCCTGCCGTCAGATTCACCCGCCCCGGTTCATGACGCAACAGTCCCCGGCAAGGAACCGGGGAAACCGAAGAAGCTGTCCGTGAGGGAAAAGGGACGCATCTACTCATTGTGCCTGGGGTTGGCCATTCTAATGACTGTCGCCGTGTCGTACCTGGTATTCAGGCAACCTGCGGATAAGCCGACGGCGCTCGCCGGGGATATTCAGAAACCGGCGGCGGCTGAAAACGGCCGGAAGCAACCGCGGGGCCTTATCCTCACAAGCAAAGAGTGGACAGGGGACTTCGATAAAATGCTGGAGTACCGGAGGATACGGGTACTTGTGCCGCAAAGCCGCACGTTATACTTTCACGACAAGGGCCGGGAGCGAGGCGTGACCGGGGATACGGTACGTGATTTTGAGCGCTACCTCAACAAAAAATATGCCAGAAAGATCGGCAAGCGTCATTTGACGGTATTTATCATTCCATGCACACGGGATACACTGCTTACGGACGTGGCCAATGGCTTGGGCGACATCGCCACCGGCAATATTACAGTGACCGACGAGCGCCTGAAGACGGTGGACTTCGTTGCGCCCGAGGAAGTGCCCCGTGTATCTGAGGTCCTGGTGACGGGACCGAAGTCGCCCGCTGTCGGCATAATCGACGATCTTGCCGGCAAGACCGTGCACGTGCGCAAGGCATCAAGCTACTATGAGAGCCTGTCGTCTCTGAACATGCGTTTTCAACAGGAAAAGAAGGCCCCGGTCAAAATTATCCTTGTCCCCGATGCCCTTGAGGATGAAGATCTGATGGAGATGCTTAACGCAGGACTCTTCGAATTCCTCGTAGTCGACAACTGGATGGCAAAAATATGGGCGCAGGTGCTGCCCATGATCAAGGTCCGAGAGGATATCGTTCTCCGAAGCAGCGGCAGGATAGGTTGGGCAATCCGAAAGGGCAGCCCGAAGCTTGAAGCTGAAATCCGGGACTTCCACAAGAACTATCTTAAGAAACAGGGTATCATCGAGAGCCGCCTGGCGCAATATCAGAAACGCATCAAGCAGATCAATAACCCGACGGGCGATGCCGAGTGGAAGCGCTTCGAGCAAACCCTTGCCATGTTCGAGAAATACGGACATAAGTACCAGTTCGACCCGTTGATGCTCGCTGCACAGGGCTACCAGGAATCCGGCCTGGATCAGAACAAGCGCAGCCACGCCGGCGCCATAGGCATCATGCAGATCATGCCGAAGACCGGGGCATTTCTGAAAGTGGGAAATGTCGGGGAGACCGAACCAAATATCCACGCGGGCGTAAAATATATGGACTTACTCATATCGCGCTATTTCCCGGACAAGAACTTCAGCGAACAAGACCGCACGCTCTTCGCCTTTGCGAGCTACAATGCCGGGCCGCAGAAAATCTCGAAGATGCGCAAACTGGCGGAGAAGCGCGGACTCGACCCGAACATATGGTTTCACAACGTCGAACTGGTGACCGCCGAGAAGGTCGGTTTTCAGACCACAGCCTACGTCCGCAGCATCTACAAGTATTACATCGCCTACAAGCTGACGCTCAAGAACATGGATGAGAAACGCAATGCCCGGGAGCAGATCTCGCCGAAGAAAAACCGTCATAGTAAATAACGTCCTTCATTATTTCAACAGCTTTTTTCATTTTGGTTTTTGGTTCTTATGGCCGAAGCGATTTTTGATGCATGAGTAGACGTGCAACAGCTAACAACTATTCACTGCATCATAGAGTTTCCAATCGGCAGCAGGGAGTCATAGCGCAGCCCTATGGGCCTCTGTCCGGCGTCAACGGCAGACCCCTCAGCTTTCCAGGGTGCGAAGAGATCTCGGAAAACTTGTCGGCTTGGGCCAGGAAAGCCTCCACCACGTAAGGATCGAAATGCTTTTCTTTTTCACTGACGATGATATTTACGGAATCCATATGGGTAAACGCTTCCTTATAGGGTCTCGCGCTCCTTAATGCGTCATAAACATCCGCCAGCGCCACAATCCTCGCGGAGAGAGGGATGGCTTCTCCTTTCAGACCATTGGGATAGCCGCTCCCGTCCCATTTTTCATGATGGAACAGAGCGATGTCTCTTGCCAATGCCAGATAGCTGTCTTTACCGAAGGATTTTACAAAAGCCGCGTTGGCCTCGTTGAGCACTTCTCCGGCGATCAGCGTATGTTCTTTTACCTTGTCAAACTCCTCCGAAGTGAGTTTCCCCGGTTTCGTCAATATCTCCCGTGAGATAGCCACTTTCCCGATGTCATGCAACAGGGAGGCAAATCGGACGTCGTTGATGTATGTCGGCTTGTTGCTGATGTATGTGTCATAGGGGGGATTTTTCTGAAGCCATGATGTCAGAATCTCGACGTATTCCTGTATCCTGATTAGGTGTTCTCCTGTATCGTAATCATAGTGCTCTGCTAATATTGCCAGCGCTTCAACAGAGGTCTTCTGGGTGACAATAATTTCATTCACTTGTTCCGCAACCAACCCCTGCAAGCGGTTGTGGGACTCCTGCAAGGCTCCCTCGGCCTTTTCCCGGCGGACCATGGATTCGCTCACATTGAGCAGCATGAAGACGACAGACAGCAATAGAATGACCGCAATCGTATAGAGAATGATGGAAGACTGTTTGAGCAAACTGGAAAGATTCTGTTTGCGAACCGTTATGTCATAGTAGATTTCAAAGGCCCCTTTGAATTCGTTGTCACGCATTATGGGAATGTAGACTTCCGCTACGTCTCTGTCCACGATGCGATTCTCTGCTGTTTCGCTGTTTTTCCTGACAATGAGTGAGTAAATCCG contains these protein-coding regions:
- a CDS encoding transporter substrate-binding domain-containing protein; this translates as MLEYRRIRVLVPQSRTLYFHDKGRERGVTGDTVRDFERYLNKKYARKIGKRHLTVFIIPCTRDTLLTDVANGLGDIATGNITVTDERLKTVDFVAPEEVPRVSEVLVTGPKSPAVGIIDDLAGKTVHVRKASSYYESLSSLNMRFQQEKKAPVKIILVPDALEDEDLMEMLNAGLFEFLVVDNWMAKIWAQVLPMIKVREDIVLRSSGRIGWAIRKGSPKLEAEIRDFHKNYLKKQGIIESRLAQYQKRIKQINNPTGDAEWKRFEQTLAMFEKYGHKYQFDPLMLAAQGYQESGLDQNKRSHAGAIGIMQIMPKTGAFLKVGNVGETEPNIHAGVKYMDLLISRYFPDKNFSEQDRTLFAFASYNAGPQKISKMRKLAEKRGLDPNIWFHNVELVTAEKVGFQTTAYVRSIYKYYIAYKLTLKNMDEKRNAREQISPKKNRHSK
- a CDS encoding HD domain-containing protein translates to MPFRNAAVIAANILRTPTLRNIFILCLTISVLLPTYSTFFIMPSFSEQLTRNTEDDASRTAAHLASMLFLHSSDLTREIFSPEIIRDIEQSKKDLQLEKIKAFSKSGEIIYSSDALDIGKMNQKTYFHEIVAKGRIYSLIVRKNSETAENRIVDRDVAEVYIPIMRDNEFKGAFEIYYDITVRKQNLSSLLKQSSIILYTIAVILLLSVVFMLLNVSESMVRREKAEGALQESHNRLQGLVAEQVNEIIVTQKTSVEALAILAEHYDYDTGEHLIRIQEYVEILTSWLQKNPPYDTYISNKPTYINDVRFASLLHDIGKVAISREILTKPGKLTSEEFDKVKEHTLIAGEVLNEANAAFVKSFGKDSYLALARDIALFHHEKWDGSGYPNGLKGEAIPLSARIVALADVYDALRSARPYKEAFTHMDSVNIIVSEKEKHFDPYVVEAFLAQADKFSEISSHPGKLRGLPLTPDRGP